The sequence below is a genomic window from Verrucomicrobiia bacterium.
GTTCAATTTACACCTTCCCTTGTTTAGTGTCAACCCTCAAGTTGCTCTACTTGGTTATACCCTTCATCCGTTCCTTTTGCCACCGCCGGTGCCAGAAGAACCCCCGCGCGAAGGCATAGACCAGAAGCACGCCGCCGACCAGAAGCCGCACGGGATAACTTATCCGCCAGGGCCCCGGAGCCAAAAGAAAATAGAGGGCCAAAAGCACGAACAGCCCGATTAGCACCAGTGGCAAAATCTCCCAGAATCGTCTCATTTTTGCACCTTTCGAAAACGCAGGGAGGCCAACCCGACCGCCACGATTCCAAAAACCAAAAGTGGCAGGAGTTGGTTCCAGAGTTCCGGCAGCCCGGCCCCCTTCATAAAAATCCGCCGCACGATTTCCACGTAGTAGCGCAGGGGGACCAGATAGGTAACGTACTGGATGGCAACCGGCATGTTGGCGATGGGAAACATGAACCCGGACAAAAGCATGTTCGGAATCTGGAAAAATTGGGCTATCATCATGGCCTGCTGCTGGGTGGCCGCCAACGTCGAGATCAAAACCCCCAGCCCCAAACTGGTGAAAATAAAGACTCCGGAAAGGGCGAACAAAAGCCCCAGAGAGCCGGCCAACGGCACGCCAAACCAAAATATTCCCAGAAAGAGGACAAAAACCATGTTGATGAAACCGATGCCGATAAATGGCAGCACTTTGGCCAAAACGAGTTCCCAGGAGCGCACGGGAGTGACCGAAAGCTGCTCGGCCGTGCCCCGCTCCTTTTCCCGAACCATCGAAATGCCGGTCAAATTCATCGTGGAGCTAAGCAAAATGATGCAGAGAAGGCCCGGCACCATAAAATTTACGCTCTTCAGTTCGGGGTTGTACCAAACCCGCACCTCTGGTTCCACCAAAACAGTCTCATGTGTGCGAATACCAATGCGCTGGAGGCGGCCCAAAAGCAGTTCGACATTGGCCGAGGCCACGATGGTGGAGGCATAGCTGCCGGCAATCCCGGCCACGTTGGAATTGGTGGCGTCCGTCAAAACCTGTACTTGAGAGGTTTTCTTTCCGGTAATCTCCCTGGAATAACCCGGCGGGATGACCAAAACCACCCGGGCCTTGCCCCCATCCAGCCAAAGGTCCGCCTCCCGGGGGTCATCCAGCGTGCCGGCTGGCGAGAAAAACCCGGACTGAAAAAACCGATCCACCAGCTCCCGCGAGGCGCGGGAGCGGTCCAGATCGCAGACGGCCGTGGGAATGTCGTTTACATCCACGTTGGCCACGTAACCAAAAATGACGGTTTGAATGACCGGCATAACCAAAACCAAGGACAAAAACTTCCGGTCCCGCAGAATCTGAATCAGTTCTTTCTTGACCACCTGCCGCACCCGGCCGAAGGCCTCCGCCCACCGATTTTCCATCAGGCCAGCCTCTTTTTAAAACGTACAAGCGTCAATCCCAAAAGCAAAGCCCCCAGAACGCTTAAAAACACGGCCTGCGGCCAAAGCACGGAAAGGCCCACCCCTTTCAAGTAAATCCCCCGCATCGCCTCCAAAAAATACCGGCCGGGGGAAAAGAAGGCGATGATTTTCAAAGGGAT
It includes:
- a CDS encoding ABC transporter permease — translated: MENRWAEAFGRVRQVVKKELIQILRDRKFLSLVLVMPVIQTVIFGYVANVDVNDIPTAVCDLDRSRASRELVDRFFQSGFFSPAGTLDDPREADLWLDGGKARVVLVIPPGYSREITGKKTSQVQVLTDATNSNVAGIAGSYASTIVASANVELLLGRLQRIGIRTHETVLVEPEVRVWYNPELKSVNFMVPGLLCIILLSSTMNLTGISMVREKERGTAEQLSVTPVRSWELVLAKVLPFIGIGFINMVFVLFLGIFWFGVPLAGSLGLLFALSGVFIFTSLGLGVLISTLAATQQQAMMIAQFFQIPNMLLSGFMFPIANMPVAIQYVTYLVPLRYYVEIVRRIFMKGAGLPELWNQLLPLLVFGIVAVGLASLRFRKVQK